Proteins encoded within one genomic window of Diorhabda sublineata isolate icDioSubl1.1 chromosome 1, icDioSubl1.1, whole genome shotgun sequence:
- the LOC130442519 gene encoding uncharacterized protein LOC130442519 produces the protein MKCILVLISLVALSQAVPVTFGEGKQVTIDKDGTITILGENGKKIVFTKVIGHPGPKDIEITVGGPNGPIKKIHIDDEHTKTVNFFDPTDADYYQTFAEDREKRSSKDLKESSKGKKDSKTKSQADLLNEIFNEYQGIVDDKSYNDLLTKIDSYVKTGELNQAIYNVLQSFEEYRLAEKYGYQTPLDGYFKNQYPFNYYPSSPYYTQFYGPRVYSPYFGYRYGGAYPYRSYEDSADFQRERVFYAQPREQFYPQSKEQVYPQYTEHAVAQPAKYGQFEHPQEMYGQSGEAYPREQVYHQYGQGYEQFKGPYGYPKSYEQFYEQLRGTYEQPKSTFYGKASGTYKQPIWQQYKSAPFGQDFYNSQYQQQSSYKPFSYLYTKY, from the exons ATGAAGTGTATTTTGGTATTAATCTCATTAGTGGCTTTAAGCCAGGCAGTTCCAGTAACTTTCGGCGAAGGTAAGCAAGTAACCATCGACAAAGACGGCACTATCACAATCCTAGGAGAAAATGGAAAGAAGATCGTCTTCACAAAAGTAATTGGGCATCCAGGACCTAAAGACATTGAAATAACGGTTGGCGGACCAAATGGACCCATCAAAAAGATCCATATTGATGATGAGCatacaaaaactgttaattTCTTCGATCCTACAGATGCTGATTACTACCAGACATTCGCAGAAGACAGGGAAAAAAGAAGCAGCAAAGATCTTAAAGAATCATCGAAAGGTAAAAAAGATTCCAAAACCAAATCTCAAGCAGATTTATTGAACGAAATCTTCAACGAATACCAAGGTATAGTAGATGACAAGTCCTACAACGATCTTCTTACCAAGATTGATTCGTACGTTAAAACTGGAGAACTCAATCAAGCAATCTACAACGTTTTACAATCTTTCGAAGAGTACAGACTGGCCGAAAAGTATGGGTATCAAACTCCTTTAGATGGATACTTCAAGAACCAATATCCTTTTAACTACTATCCATCTTCACCATATTACACACAATTCTATGGTCCAAGGGTATATTCTCCATACTTTGGATACAGATACGGTGGTGCCTATCCTTACAGAAGTTATGAAGACTCTGCAGATTTTCAAAGAGAAAG AGTATTCTACGCCCAGCCTAGAGAACAATTTTATCCCCAAAGTAAAGAACAAGTCTACCCCCAATATACCGAACATGCCGTTGCCCAACCTGCGAAATACGGACAATTCGAACATCCACAAGAAATGTATGGACAAAGTGGAGAAGCTTACCCTAGGGAACAAGTATATCATCAATACGGTCAAGGGTACGAACAATTTAAAGGACCTTATGGATATCCTAAATCTTATGAACAATTCTATGAACAACTGAGAGGAACCTATGAACAACCTAAATCGACTTTTTATGGTAAAGCTAGTGGAACTTATAAACAACCCATTTGGCAACAATATAAGTCTGCACCTTTTGGACAAGATTTCTACAATAGCCAATATCAACAACAATCCAGTTATAAacctttttcatatttgtacACAAAATATTAA
- the LOC130452371 gene encoding ribonuclease P protein subunit p25-like protein isoform X1 produces MENYKKGKNVEEPFDRNKIPIPNLPNNFLWMQVRGGSKIRNLLRHAINEFPEVKHVVWTGFGPSVSKCITCAEIMKREFNNSLHQITRLCYRHIEEYWDPLLPDLDQLIVRRKLPMIHIYLSSENLNTDELGYQAPGQKVSLQKEGNVNSKSKSSNKKQKKRKNKSSDKNQRKLNNENQRTKESSSSSTNNI; encoded by the exons ATGGAGAATtacaaaaaaggtaaaaatgTTGAAGAACCATTTGACAGAAACAAAATACCAATACCAAATCTTCCAAATAACTTTCTTTGGATGCAG gtACGAGGTGGAAGTAAGATTAGAAATCTCTTAAGACATGCAATAAACGAATTTCCCGAAGTGAAACATGTGGTGTGGACAGGATTTGGACCTTCAGTTAGCAAATGTATCACATGTgcagaaataatgaaaagagaatttaataattcattacatCAAATTACAAGATTATGTTACAGACA TATAGAAGAATATTGGGATCCACTTTTACCAGACTTAGATCAGTTGATAGTTAGAAGAAAATTACCAATGATACATATCTACCTATCttcagaaaatttaaatacagaTGAATTAGG GTATCAAGCTCCAGGTCAAAAAGTATCCCTTCAAAAAGAAGGAAATGTTAATAGCAAAAGTAAATcttctaataaaaaacaaaagaaaaggaaaaacaaaTCAAGCGATAAGAATCAGAGAAAACTGAATAACGAAAATCAGAGAACAAAGGAAAGTTCTAGTAGTTCCACTAACAATATTTAG
- the LOC130452370 gene encoding splicing factor 3B subunit 4: MANGPIAERNRDATIYVGGLDDKVSESLLWELFVQAGPLVNVHMPKDRVTMMHQGYGFVEFMGEEDADYAIKIMNMIKLYGKPIRVNKASAHQKNLDVGANIFIGNLDPEVDEKLLYDTFSAFGVILQTPKIMRDPETGNSKGFAFINFASFEASDASIEAMNGQYLCNRPISVSYAFKKDSKGERHGSAAERLLAAQNPLSQADRPHQLFADAPPIGMMPMTIAPPPPPVIMGMMPPPPPTLSNMPPPPPPVPPPGSFPSGIPPPPLPPSQPPLPPGAPPLATTGVSQRPPPPPPPVAPRGMIPPPPPWSGAPGTLPIPSGPPNSTSSGFGGMFPPPPPPGGRPPPPNWRPPPPPPPGFAANRPPFPPRGPPPPPPNFDN; this comes from the exons atggcCAATGGCCCTATAGCCGAAAGAAACAGAG ATGCTACTATATATGTCGGAGGTTTAGATGATAAAGTTTCAGAATCTCTGTTATGGGAACTCTTCGTACAAGCAGGCCCTTTGG TCAACGTTCATATGCCCAAAGATCGTGTAACTATGATGCACCAAGGATATGGATTCGTTGAATTCATGGGAGAAGAGGATGCTGACTATgccataaaaattatgaatatgatAAAATTGTATGGTAAACCCATAAGAGTCAATAAAGCTTCCGCCCATCAGAAGAACCTGGATGTAGGAGCCAAtatatttataggaaatttAGACCCTGAGGTTGATGAAAAGTTATTATACGATACATTTTCAGCATTTGGTGTAATATTACAAACTCCAAAG attATGCGAGATCCTGAGACTGGAAACTCGAAAGGTTTTGCATTCATAAATTTTGCAAGTTTTGAAGCATCTGACGCATCAATTGAAGCGATGAATGGCCAGTACCTTTGTAACAGGCCTATATCAGTGTCTTATGCGTTTAAAAAAGATTCAAAAGGAGAAAGGCATGGTTCAGCAGCAGAACGTTTACTCGCAGCCCAAAATCCTCTATCACAGGCAGATAGACCTCATCAACTGTTTGCTGATGCACCCCCAATAG GTATGATGCCAATGACAATCGCACCTCCACCACCACCAGTAATAATGGGAATGATGCCACCTCCGCCTCCTACTCTATCTAACATGCCCCCACCTCCACCTCCGGTTCCTCCACCAGGTTCATTTCCTTCAGGTATTCCACCTCCTCCTTTACCTCCTTCCCAACCACCCTTACCCCCCGGGGCTCCTCCACTTGCCACAACTGGTGTTTCCCAACGGCCCCCTCCTCCACCCCCGCCTGTTGCTCCACGCGGTATGATACCACCTCCACCACCTTGGTCGGGAGCTCCTGGTACTCTACCTATACCTTCTGGACCACCCAACTCCACTAGTTCTGGGTTTGGAGGAATGTTTCCACCACCGCCACCCCCTGGAGGACGACCACCTCCTCCTAATTGGAGACCGCCGCCTCCGCCACCCCCCGGATTTGCAGCAAATAGACCACCATTCCCACCAAGAGGACCACCTCCTCCACCACCTAactttgataattaa
- the LOC130452371 gene encoding ribonuclease P protein subunit p25-like protein isoform X2, with amino-acid sequence MENYKKGKNVEEPFDRNKIPIPNLPNNFLWMQVRGGSKIRNLLRHAINEFPEVKHVVWTGFGPSVSKCITCAEIMKREFNNSLHQITRLCYRHIEEYWDPLLPDLDQLIVRRKLPMIHIYLSSENLNTDELGC; translated from the exons ATGGAGAATtacaaaaaaggtaaaaatgTTGAAGAACCATTTGACAGAAACAAAATACCAATACCAAATCTTCCAAATAACTTTCTTTGGATGCAG gtACGAGGTGGAAGTAAGATTAGAAATCTCTTAAGACATGCAATAAACGAATTTCCCGAAGTGAAACATGTGGTGTGGACAGGATTTGGACCTTCAGTTAGCAAATGTATCACATGTgcagaaataatgaaaagagaatttaataattcattacatCAAATTACAAGATTATGTTACAGACA TATAGAAGAATATTGGGATCCACTTTTACCAGACTTAGATCAGTTGATAGTTAGAAGAAAATTACCAATGATACATATCTACCTATCttcagaaaatttaaatacagaTGAATTAGG ttgcTAA